A region from the Lysobacter antibioticus genome encodes:
- a CDS encoding DUF2339 domain-containing protein, with the protein MFTVAARWLRRWFTEGNVPVKVGMLVLFAGVAALLKYATDQGWLHLPIELRLAGVALAAMAGLVFGWRQRERKRSFALSLQGGAIGVLLLVVFAAFKLYQLMPAGAAFAISVVLVAGAGVLAVKQNAMALAVFAILAGFLAPIWLSTGSGNHVALFGYYAVLNAGIFAIAWWRPWRVLNLLGFVFTWGIGTLWGVLKYRPEHFSTTEPFLLLFFAFYLLIPVLYARKRPAGRRDLIDGCLVFGTPLVAFSLQAGLLEGDRMPLAFCALGLGALYAALAWWLRRDERFLALSTPYALLAAGFATLAIPLALAAEATACVFALEGAAMVWLGLRQQRRLPQLVGFLLQGAAAFAFVIGASDAVWDAEVAVLNASFAGALLIAIAGFASAWSHRRSDSLGPALPYYLWGLAWWLGAVGSEIADFVPDRHSADAVLMLTAVSGWIAAEVFRRHTWKALSLTAMFALLSALPLLFVQADLHDYPLAGFGWLAWALYAVLGWRNLIGLRERAGGELGVGHSGWWWAWALAIGVTLLRVSTLWERNGIPALGTGWTVAALLLPMLVMAAAILWRPGLVAQPLPQRFAAWRAPLMASFAIVLALAIGFILATPANPHPLMWLPLVNPLGLMQCAVLTVFGAWLASPLVGAELQRRRVPLLAAAGFVLVTVEVLRSAHYWGGVAWSSSMFSTSLVQTSLTVVWSVLGVAGWIAGSRRGQRGLWLAGAVLMAVVLAKLVLVDRGHLGNLLGIASFIAYGLLCTLVGYFAPAPPGAPMPPRDDTRPDRDPRDTHEAQA; encoded by the coding sequence GTGTTCACGGTCGCCGCGCGTTGGCTGCGGCGTTGGTTCACCGAAGGCAACGTGCCGGTCAAGGTCGGCATGCTGGTGTTGTTCGCCGGCGTCGCCGCGTTGTTGAAATACGCGACCGACCAGGGTTGGCTGCACCTGCCGATCGAACTGCGCCTGGCCGGCGTCGCCCTGGCGGCCATGGCCGGGCTGGTGTTCGGTTGGCGCCAGCGCGAACGCAAGCGCAGCTTCGCCTTGAGCCTGCAGGGCGGCGCGATCGGCGTGCTGCTGTTGGTGGTGTTCGCGGCCTTCAAGCTGTACCAGCTGATGCCGGCCGGAGCGGCGTTCGCGATCAGCGTGGTGCTGGTGGCCGGCGCCGGCGTGCTGGCGGTGAAGCAGAACGCGATGGCGCTGGCGGTGTTCGCGATCCTCGCCGGCTTCCTCGCACCGATCTGGTTGTCGACCGGTTCCGGCAACCACGTCGCCCTGTTCGGTTACTACGCCGTGCTCAATGCCGGCATCTTCGCGATCGCCTGGTGGCGGCCGTGGCGGGTGCTCAATCTGCTCGGCTTCGTCTTCACCTGGGGCATCGGCACCTTGTGGGGCGTGCTCAAGTACCGCCCCGAGCATTTCTCCACCACCGAGCCCTTCCTGCTGCTGTTCTTCGCCTTCTATCTGCTGATCCCGGTGCTGTATGCGCGCAAGCGTCCGGCCGGGCGCCGCGACCTCATCGACGGCTGCCTGGTGTTCGGCACGCCGCTGGTCGCGTTCTCGCTGCAGGCCGGTTTGCTCGAAGGCGATCGCATGCCGCTGGCGTTCTGCGCGCTGGGGCTGGGCGCGTTGTACGCGGCGCTGGCGTGGTGGCTGCGTCGCGACGAACGCTTCCTCGCCCTGTCGACGCCGTATGCCTTGCTCGCCGCGGGTTTCGCGACTCTGGCCATTCCGCTCGCGCTCGCCGCCGAGGCCACCGCCTGCGTGTTCGCGCTGGAAGGCGCGGCGATGGTCTGGCTGGGCTTGCGCCAGCAGCGTCGCCTGCCGCAGTTGGTCGGCTTCCTGCTGCAGGGCGCCGCCGCATTCGCCTTCGTCATCGGCGCCAGCGATGCGGTCTGGGACGCCGAAGTAGCGGTGCTCAACGCCAGCTTCGCCGGCGCTCTGCTGATCGCCATCGCCGGTTTCGCCAGCGCCTGGAGCCATCGCCGCAGCGACAGCCTAGGGCCGGCCTTGCCGTATTACCTGTGGGGTCTGGCCTGGTGGCTCGGTGCGGTCGGCAGCGAGATCGCCGACTTCGTCCCCGACCGTCACAGCGCCGATGCGGTGCTGATGCTGACCGCGGTCAGCGGTTGGATCGCCGCCGAAGTGTTCCGTCGCCACACCTGGAAAGCCTTGTCGTTGACCGCGATGTTCGCCCTGCTGTCGGCGCTGCCCTTGTTGTTCGTGCAGGCCGACTTGCACGACTACCCGCTGGCCGGGTTCGGTTGGCTGGCCTGGGCGCTGTATGCGGTGCTCGGCTGGCGCAACCTGATCGGCCTGCGCGAGCGCGCCGGCGGCGAACTCGGCGTGGGCCATTCGGGTTGGTGGTGGGCGTGGGCCTTGGCGATCGGCGTGACCCTGCTGCGCGTGTCGACCTTGTGGGAGCGCAACGGCATTCCCGCGCTTGGCACCGGCTGGACCGTCGCGGCCTTGTTGCTGCCGATGCTGGTCATGGCCGCGGCGATCCTGTGGCGCCCGGGTCTGGTCGCACAGCCCTTGCCGCAGCGCTTCGCCGCTTGGCGCGCGCCGCTGATGGCCTCGTTCGCCATCGTGCTGGCGCTGGCGATCGGCTTCATCCTGGCCACCCCGGCCAATCCGCATCCGCTGATGTGGCTGCCGCTGGTCAACCCGCTCGGCCTGATGCAGTGCGCGGTGTTGACGGTGTTCGGCGCATGGCTGGCCTCGCCGCTGGTCGGGGCCGAACTGCAGCGCCGCCGTGTGCCCTTGCTGGCCGCCGCCGGCTTCGTCCTGGTCACCGTCGAAGTGCTGCGCAGCGCGCATTACTGGGGCGGGGTGGCGTGGTCGTCGTCGATGTTCTCGACCAGCCTGGTGCAGACCAGCCTGACCGTGGTCTGGAGCGTGCTCGGCGTGGCCGGCTGGATCGCCGGATCGCGCCGCGGCCAGCGCGGCCTGTGGCTGGCCGGTGCGGTGCTGATGGCGGTGGTGTTGGCCAAGTTGGTGTTGGTCGATCGCGGCCATCTCGGCAACCTGCTCGGCATCGCCTCGTTCATCGCCTACGGCCTGCTGTGCACCCTGGTCGGCTATTTCGCTCCGGCGCCGCCCGGTGCGCCGATGCCGCCGCGCGACGATACGCGGCCCGACCGCGATCCGCGCGACACTCACGAGGCCCAGGCATGA
- the amaB gene encoding L-piperidine-6-carboxylate dehydrogenase encodes MTHPVLAALGLKDNESGTYLGHGEWSKTADAGVLEPINPTDGEVLARVQASSQSDYDTIVERAQAAFAVWRTTPAPRRGEAIRLCADALRKHKDALGSLVALEMGKSKPEGDGEVQEMIDIGDFAVGLSRQLYGLTMHSERPGHRMYEQWHPLGLVGVISAFNFPVAVWAWNSFIAAICGDITIWKPSPKTPLSAIASMKICNEALRAAGFPDIFFLFNDAGTELASNFVDDKRIALVSFTGSTKVGRVVGERVARRMGRSLLELGGNNAIIVDASADLKLAIPAIAFGAVGTAGQRCTTTRRLFVHESIHDDVLAKLVAAFKQVEKKIGDPTDPANLMGPLNSRDAVQAYLDAVEKAKASGGKVETGGAQIERKGNFVLPTIVTGLSNDAEVVQTETFAPILYVMKFKTLDEAIALQNDVPQGLSSSIFTANLKAAEAFLSAAGSDCGIANVNIGTSGAEIGGAFGGEKETGGGRESGSDAWRAYMRRQTNTINYSDALPLAQGIKFDL; translated from the coding sequence ATGACCCACCCCGTTCTCGCCGCCCTGGGACTCAAAGACAACGAGTCCGGCACCTACCTCGGTCATGGCGAATGGTCGAAGACCGCCGACGCCGGCGTGTTGGAGCCGATCAACCCCACCGACGGCGAAGTGCTGGCGCGCGTGCAGGCGTCCTCGCAGAGCGACTACGACACCATCGTCGAGCGCGCCCAGGCCGCTTTCGCGGTGTGGCGCACCACGCCGGCGCCGCGCCGCGGCGAAGCGATCCGCCTGTGCGCCGACGCGCTGCGCAAGCACAAGGACGCGCTGGGCTCGCTGGTCGCGCTGGAAATGGGCAAGTCCAAGCCGGAAGGCGACGGCGAAGTGCAGGAAATGATCGACATCGGCGATTTCGCCGTCGGCCTGTCGCGCCAGCTGTACGGCCTGACCATGCACTCCGAGCGTCCGGGCCACCGCATGTACGAGCAGTGGCATCCGCTCGGCCTGGTGGGCGTGATCTCGGCCTTCAATTTCCCGGTCGCGGTATGGGCCTGGAACTCGTTCATCGCGGCGATCTGCGGCGACATCACCATCTGGAAGCCCTCGCCGAAGACCCCGTTGTCGGCGATCGCCTCGATGAAGATCTGCAACGAGGCGCTGCGCGCCGCCGGCTTCCCGGACATCTTCTTCCTGTTCAACGACGCCGGCACCGAGCTGGCCTCGAACTTCGTCGACGACAAGCGCATCGCGCTGGTCAGCTTCACCGGTTCGACCAAGGTCGGCCGCGTGGTCGGCGAGCGCGTCGCGCGCCGCATGGGCCGCTCGCTGCTGGAACTCGGCGGCAACAACGCCATCATCGTCGACGCTTCGGCCGACCTGAAACTGGCGATCCCGGCGATCGCGTTCGGCGCGGTCGGCACCGCCGGCCAGCGTTGCACCACCACCCGCCGTCTGTTCGTACATGAGTCGATCCACGACGACGTGCTGGCCAAGCTGGTCGCCGCGTTCAAGCAGGTCGAGAAGAAGATCGGCGACCCGACCGACCCGGCCAACCTGATGGGCCCGCTCAACAGCCGCGATGCGGTGCAGGCTTACCTGGATGCGGTCGAGAAGGCCAAGGCCAGCGGCGGCAAGGTCGAGACCGGCGGCGCGCAGATCGAGCGCAAGGGCAACTTCGTCCTGCCGACCATCGTCACCGGCCTCAGCAACGACGCCGAAGTCGTGCAGACCGAAACCTTCGCGCCGATCCTGTACGTGATGAAGTTCAAGACGCTGGACGAAGCCATCGCCCTGCAGAACGACGTGCCGCAGGGCCTGTCGTCGTCGATCTTCACCGCCAACCTCAAGGCTGCCGAAGCCTTCCTGTCGGCGGCAGGTTCCGATTGCGGCATCGCCAACGTCAACATCGGCACCTCCGGCGCCGAGATCGGCGGCGCGTTCGGCGGCGAGAAGGAAACCGGCGGCGGCCGCGAGTCGGGTTCGGACGCATGGCGCGCCTACATGCGCCGCCAGACCAACACGATCAACTACTCCGACGCATTGCCGCTGGCACAGGGCATCAAGTTCGATCTGTAA
- a CDS encoding DUF4190 domain-containing protein: MRMPVRQTNVLAIISLIAGILGWTLLPLVGSLGAIITGHMARGQIRREPDRYDGNGLAIGGLILGWGSVIIALLSLIVIVLFFGGLATVLALSGQH, encoded by the coding sequence ATGCGAATGCCCGTCCGCCAGACCAACGTCCTGGCCATCATCAGCCTGATCGCCGGCATCCTCGGCTGGACCCTGCTGCCCCTGGTCGGCAGCCTCGGCGCCATCATCACCGGCCACATGGCACGCGGCCAGATCCGCCGCGAACCGGACCGCTACGACGGCAACGGCCTGGCCATCGGCGGCCTGATCCTGGGCTGGGGCTCGGTGATCATTGCCCTTCTCAGCCTCATCGTGATCGTGCTGTTCTTCGGCGGCCTGGCCACGGTCCTGGCGCTGAGCGGCCAGCACTGA
- a CDS encoding quinone-dependent dihydroorotate dehydrogenase, producing MYSLARPFLFGLDAERAHGLGLTALETAYRSGLNPLMARPPKPLPTKVFGLSFPNPVGLAAGLDKNGAHVDALLSLGFGFIEIGTVTPKPQAGNPRPRMFRLPEQQAVINRLGFNNDGVDALVRNVAKARRKRGLLGINIGKNKDTPNENAESDYLYCLERVYPLADYITVNISSPNTAGLRELQEEQSLRRLVGSLREAQEKFAAREGRRVPMLVKIAPDLSDDDIEAAGRVLGELQVDGVIATNTTIARDGVEDSPHAKEVGGLSGRPLMSQSTTVLRKMRTRLPENISMIGVGGILSGADAVTKMAAGASLVQCYSGLVYRGPALVHECVEAIRRRKEAPSRGNVPPTI from the coding sequence GTGTACAGCCTTGCCCGACCCTTTCTCTTCGGACTGGATGCCGAACGAGCGCACGGCCTAGGCCTGACGGCGCTGGAAACCGCTTATCGCAGCGGCCTCAATCCCCTCATGGCACGGCCGCCCAAGCCGCTGCCGACCAAAGTCTTCGGCCTCAGCTTCCCCAATCCGGTCGGCCTGGCCGCCGGCCTGGACAAGAACGGCGCCCACGTCGACGCCCTGCTCTCGCTGGGTTTCGGCTTTATCGAGATCGGCACCGTCACGCCCAAGCCGCAGGCCGGCAACCCGCGTCCGCGCATGTTCCGCCTGCCCGAACAGCAGGCGGTGATCAACCGTCTGGGCTTCAACAACGACGGCGTCGACGCGCTGGTGCGCAACGTCGCCAAGGCGCGGCGCAAGCGCGGCCTGCTCGGCATCAACATCGGCAAGAACAAGGACACGCCGAACGAGAACGCGGAGAGCGATTACCTCTACTGCCTCGAACGCGTGTATCCGCTGGCCGACTACATCACCGTCAACATTTCCTCGCCCAACACCGCCGGCCTGCGCGAGCTGCAGGAAGAGCAGTCGCTGCGCCGCCTGGTCGGCAGCCTGCGCGAGGCGCAGGAGAAGTTCGCCGCGCGCGAAGGCCGGCGCGTGCCGATGCTGGTCAAGATCGCGCCCGACCTGTCCGACGACGACATCGAAGCCGCCGGCCGCGTGCTCGGCGAGCTGCAGGTCGACGGCGTCATCGCCACCAACACCACCATCGCGCGCGACGGCGTCGAAGACAGCCCGCACGCGAAGGAAGTCGGCGGACTGTCGGGACGACCGCTGATGAGCCAGTCGACCACGGTGCTGCGCAAAATGCGCACGCGCCTGCCGGAAAACATTTCGATGATCGGCGTCGGCGGCATCCTGTCCGGGGCCGACGCGGTCACCAAGATGGCCGCCGGCGCGAGCCTGGTGCAGTGCTATTCGGGCCTGGTCTATCGCGGGCCGGCGCTGGTCCACGAATGCGTCGAAGCGATCCGCCGCCGTAAAGAAGCGCCCAGCCGCGGCAATGTCCCACCGACGATCTGA
- the murB gene encoding UDP-N-acetylmuramate dehydrogenase, translating to MNPSVRVLRDASLKDRNSFGVAARAPWLVSVDDAAALPEALDRPELSGGLALVLGGGSNLLFAGDPSGAVLELSGRQVRIVEDDGERAIVRADAGVPWHGFVMQMLAQGFAGPENLALIPGTVGASPIQNIGAYGVEVRDFVHAVEAFEPATRRWLRFDNAQCEFAYRDSLFKQSPDRYLISAVEFSLSRTPALKLDYAGLGDELAAMGVHAPTPQAVADAVIAIRRRKLPDPAVLGNAGSFFKNPIVPLAQAEALLVEHPSMPSFRGNDAGTRKLSAAWLIDGCGWKGHRHGDAGVSAAHALVLVNHGEASGVQLLDLARRIAASVQSRYGVAIEPEPRLIGASW from the coding sequence ATGAACCCGAGCGTGCGCGTGCTGCGCGATGCCTCGCTGAAAGACCGCAACAGTTTCGGCGTCGCCGCGCGCGCGCCATGGTTGGTCAGCGTCGACGATGCAGCGGCTCTGCCCGAGGCGCTGGACCGCCCCGAATTGAGCGGCGGCCTGGCCCTGGTGCTCGGCGGCGGCAGCAACCTGTTGTTCGCCGGCGACCCGAGCGGCGCTGTGCTCGAACTCAGCGGCCGCCAGGTACGCATCGTCGAGGACGACGGCGAGCGCGCGATCGTCCGCGCCGACGCCGGCGTGCCCTGGCACGGCTTCGTCATGCAGATGCTCGCGCAGGGTTTCGCCGGCCCCGAAAACCTGGCCCTGATCCCGGGCACGGTCGGCGCCTCGCCGATCCAGAACATCGGCGCCTACGGGGTGGAAGTGCGCGACTTCGTGCATGCGGTCGAGGCCTTCGAGCCGGCCACCCGGCGTTGGCTGCGCTTCGACAATGCGCAATGCGAGTTCGCCTACCGCGACAGCCTGTTCAAGCAATCGCCGGACCGCTACCTGATCAGCGCGGTCGAGTTTTCGCTGTCGCGCACGCCCGCGCTCAAGCTCGACTACGCCGGCCTCGGCGACGAGCTCGCGGCGATGGGAGTGCACGCGCCGACGCCGCAGGCGGTCGCCGATGCGGTCATCGCGATCCGCCGCCGCAAGCTGCCCGACCCGGCCGTACTCGGCAATGCCGGCAGTTTTTTCAAGAACCCCATCGTGCCGCTGGCGCAGGCCGAGGCCTTGCTCGTCGAGCACCCCTCGATGCCGTCGTTCCGCGGCAACGATGCCGGCACGCGCAAGCTGTCGGCGGCCTGGCTGATCGACGGCTGCGGCTGGAAGGGCCATCGCCACGGCGACGCCGGCGTGTCGGCCGCGCATGCGCTGGTGCTGGTCAACCACGGCGAGGCCAGCGGTGTGCAGTTGCTCGACCTGGCCCGCCGCATCGCCGCCTCGGTGCAGTCCCGCTACGGCGTCGCGATCGAACCGGAACCGCGCCTGATCGGCGCCTCGTGGTGA
- a CDS encoding DMT family transporter yields MRAASLMLASTISFGVMTIAIRFASHSLHTFEIAFFRNLFGLLAVLPLLLGAQRAELRPRQLPKYFVRCLIGICSMLAGFWAIGHLPLAQAISLTYSTPIFVTIAAVLFLHEQVRARRWLAVLAGFIGVLVIVRPGSADFSIDSLAALLAAVLGGVISIQIKQLSRIDSANTIVLYTYAFWVPMSLIPALFVWQWPQGTVWWWIVAAGVFGTGGQVLWTHALKLGEVSALTPISFMQLPLVATAGWLWFGESLDAYTVTGAAIILASNAYIAHREAVLARRAASAAATAGAVPGE; encoded by the coding sequence ATGCGGGCCGCCAGCCTGATGCTGGCCAGCACGATTTCGTTCGGCGTGATGACCATCGCGATCCGTTTCGCTTCGCACTCGCTGCACACCTTCGAGATCGCCTTCTTCCGCAACCTGTTCGGCCTGCTCGCGGTGCTGCCGCTGTTGCTCGGCGCGCAGCGCGCGGAACTGCGCCCCCGGCAGTTGCCGAAGTATTTCGTGCGCTGCCTGATCGGCATCTGCTCGATGCTGGCCGGCTTCTGGGCCATCGGCCACCTGCCGCTGGCGCAGGCGATTTCGCTGACCTATTCGACGCCGATCTTCGTCACCATCGCCGCGGTGCTGTTCCTGCACGAACAAGTGCGCGCGCGGCGCTGGCTCGCGGTGCTGGCCGGTTTCATCGGCGTGCTAGTGATCGTGCGCCCCGGCTCGGCGGATTTCTCCATCGACAGCCTCGCCGCTTTGCTCGCGGCGGTGCTCGGCGGAGTGATCTCGATCCAGATCAAGCAGCTTTCGCGCATCGACTCGGCCAACACCATCGTCCTCTACACCTATGCGTTTTGGGTGCCGATGTCGTTGATCCCGGCATTGTTCGTCTGGCAGTGGCCGCAGGGCACGGTGTGGTGGTGGATCGTCGCCGCCGGCGTGTTCGGCACCGGCGGGCAAGTGCTGTGGACGCATGCGCTCAAGCTCGGCGAAGTCTCTGCGCTGACGCCGATCAGCTTCATGCAACTGCCGCTGGTCGCAACGGCCGGCTGGTTATGGTTCGGCGAAAGCCTCGACGCCTACACGGTGACCGGCGCGGCGATCATCCTGGCCTCGAACGCCTATATCGCTCATCGCGAAGCGGTGCTGGCGCGGCGCGCGGCGTCGGCCGCGGCTACGGCGGGGGCGGTGCCTGGGGAGTGA
- a CDS encoding pectin acetylesterase-family hydrolase: MALSRHVAVALLGGAVALSSLPSHAEQGDYGFFETIRNLFSPPKPDNKVQPAQRSGQYPLLSRDAARADGFDPGAYYQWQTVQLPAETGAVCGNGSPYKIFVNRVPDTTNTIIYMEGGGACWDYASCSGQGGVRGARNPNGVPDDYMKLLNPGASLVSPFVTRVSPFDGVKTQGWNMVYVPYCTGDLYGGDKVAVYNDPSGQAQPLVWHHNGLRNSRALTAWLKDNLPRPGQMLSTGCSAGGAGSLINYDPLRRDLAPTRAFLIDDSGPIFPTPRNGNPAQYPSQPLMAHIRGAWGLDAPNGPLAYLASGLPQLDLDELGSIYPALANKHGSDRLGATHFWQDLNYSSYSYERFHDDIQSAPNQAAKEALIHAKWAGDTQRLSDRLNGLDNFGGYFPQYRALNESHCTTIVDFKNGDVQEQSLELKHFIDSVLDGNGKVRDASEQNDSRDKAKPFNLLYWLVDQLLA; this comes from the coding sequence ATGGCACTGAGCCGTCACGTGGCCGTCGCCCTTCTGGGCGGCGCCGTCGCCTTGTCCAGCCTGCCCTCGCATGCCGAGCAAGGCGATTACGGTTTCTTCGAAACCATCCGCAACCTGTTCTCGCCGCCCAAACCCGACAACAAAGTCCAGCCAGCGCAGCGCAGCGGTCAGTACCCGCTGCTCAGTCGCGACGCCGCACGCGCCGACGGCTTCGATCCCGGCGCCTACTACCAATGGCAGACGGTGCAGTTGCCGGCCGAGACCGGCGCGGTCTGCGGCAACGGCTCGCCGTACAAGATCTTCGTCAATCGCGTGCCCGACACCACCAACACCATCATCTACATGGAAGGCGGCGGCGCGTGCTGGGATTACGCGAGCTGTTCGGGCCAGGGCGGCGTGCGCGGCGCGCGCAATCCCAACGGCGTGCCCGACGACTACATGAAGCTACTCAACCCCGGCGCCAGCCTGGTCAGCCCGTTCGTGACCCGGGTCAGCCCCTTCGACGGGGTCAAGACCCAGGGCTGGAACATGGTCTACGTGCCCTACTGCACCGGGGACCTTTACGGCGGCGACAAGGTCGCGGTCTACAACGACCCGAGCGGGCAAGCGCAACCGCTGGTCTGGCACCACAACGGCCTGCGCAATTCGCGCGCGCTCACCGCCTGGCTCAAGGACAACCTGCCGCGACCGGGGCAGATGCTCAGCACCGGCTGCAGCGCCGGCGGCGCCGGCAGCCTGATCAACTACGACCCGCTGCGCCGCGATCTCGCACCGACCCGCGCCTTCCTGATCGACGACTCCGGCCCGATCTTCCCGACCCCGCGCAACGGCAACCCGGCGCAATATCCCTCGCAGCCGTTGATGGCGCATATCCGCGGCGCCTGGGGCCTGGACGCGCCGAACGGCCCGCTGGCCTACCTCGCCAGCGGCTTGCCGCAACTCGACCTCGACGAACTCGGTTCGATCTATCCCGCGCTCGCCAACAAGCACGGCAGCGACCGTCTCGGCGCGACCCACTTCTGGCAGGACCTGAACTACTCCTCGTACTCCTACGAACGCTTCCACGACGACATCCAGTCGGCACCGAACCAGGCCGCCAAGGAAGCGCTGATCCACGCCAAGTGGGCCGGCGATACCCAGCGCCTGTCGGACCGGCTCAACGGCCTGGACAACTTCGGCGGCTATTTCCCGCAATACCGCGCCTTGAACGAAAGCCACTGCACGACCATCGTCGATTTCAAGAACGGCGACGTGCAAGAGCAGAGCCTGGAGCTGAAGCACTTCATCGACAGCGTGCTCGACGGCAACGGCAAGGTGCGCGACGCGTCCGAACAGAACGACAGCCGCGACAAGGCCAAGCCGTTCAACCTGCTGTACTGGCTGGTCGACCAACTGCTGGCCTGA
- a CDS encoding GGDEF domain-containing protein, translating to MQKPEIPANEAARLAALRSYDILDTAPEKDFDDLVAIAAAICDVPTALVSLIDADRQWFKSRIGMAASETPRELAFCAHAILEPNRTMVVPDTHNDARFADSPLVVDDPNIRFYAGAPLIAPGGEALGTLCVIDRQPRELRQHQYVALQALSTQTSRLLELRRVSHALARQLQESDWYEHKLLQYQSELEASNADLTALTRTDPLTGLPNRRAFALALEQALARHEAPATLHVAVLDIDHFKTINDIHGHPEGDRVLLAVAEALRLYAAAPGGVARYGGEEFLMMFECGQAQAQLQCEYVREAVANLPVGLPLTISIGLATHRAGEDTAATFARADQALYAAKRGGRNRVVVAEGD from the coding sequence GTGCAGAAACCCGAGATTCCCGCCAACGAAGCCGCACGCCTGGCGGCGTTGCGCAGCTACGACATCCTCGACACCGCCCCGGAAAAGGATTTCGACGATCTGGTCGCCATTGCGGCCGCGATCTGCGACGTGCCGACCGCGCTGGTCAGCCTGATCGACGCCGACCGCCAGTGGTTCAAGTCGCGCATCGGCATGGCGGCCAGCGAGACGCCGCGCGAGTTGGCCTTCTGCGCCCACGCCATTCTCGAGCCGAACCGGACCATGGTGGTGCCGGATACGCACAACGATGCGCGTTTCGCCGACAGCCCGTTGGTCGTCGACGACCCCAATATCCGCTTCTATGCCGGGGCGCCGTTGATTGCCCCGGGCGGGGAGGCGCTCGGCACCCTGTGCGTGATCGACCGCCAGCCGCGCGAGTTGCGCCAGCACCAGTACGTCGCTTTGCAGGCCTTGTCGACCCAGACCTCGCGCTTGCTGGAACTGCGTCGGGTCAGTCATGCGCTGGCGCGGCAGCTGCAGGAGAGCGACTGGTACGAGCACAAGCTGCTGCAGTATCAGAGCGAGCTCGAAGCCAGCAACGCCGATCTGACCGCGCTGACCCGCACCGATCCGCTGACCGGTCTGCCGAACCGGCGTGCGTTCGCGCTGGCGTTGGAACAGGCGCTGGCGCGGCACGAGGCGCCGGCGACGCTGCATGTCGCCGTGCTCGACATCGATCACTTCAAGACCATCAACGACATCCACGGCCACCCCGAGGGCGACCGCGTCCTGCTCGCGGTGGCCGAGGCCTTGCGCCTGTACGCGGCCGCGCCGGGCGGAGTCGCGCGTTACGGCGGCGAGGAGTTCCTGATGATGTTCGAGTGCGGACAGGCGCAGGCGCAGCTGCAATGCGAATACGTGCGCGAGGCGGTCGCGAACCTGCCGGTCGGCTTGCCGTTGACGATCAGCATCGGCCTGGCCACGCACCGCGCCGGCGAGGACACGGCGGCGACCTTCGCGCGCGCCGACCAGGCCTTGTATGCGGCCAAGCGCGGCGGCCGCAATCGGGTGGTGGTGGCCGAAGGCGATTGA
- a CDS encoding DUF416 family protein: protein MATDMCVGALRAQPEWKTIAFMATCCERMVPNFYRFYAETGFGDPGVLQNALDHVWVWVKDGVLPENRVDLISSCDRQAPDTENFSSEFTSAALDAANALSITLEALDEPASEKAEVVAELAIDTVDGLVQAREELDPADPSFENRIRSSGLMRAELSAQSACVDWLLASDDRSAVVQLRELQASCFDRDVQSSV from the coding sequence ATGGCCACAGATATGTGTGTGGGCGCTTTACGCGCTCAACCCGAATGGAAAACTATCGCGTTCATGGCGACGTGCTGCGAACGCATGGTTCCCAATTTCTACCGCTTTTACGCTGAGACAGGCTTTGGCGATCCTGGTGTTCTTCAAAATGCCCTCGATCATGTTTGGGTATGGGTAAAGGATGGCGTACTGCCTGAGAATCGAGTCGATTTGATTTCTTCCTGCGATAGACAAGCGCCTGATACAGAGAATTTTAGCTCCGAATTCACTTCGGCAGCGCTTGATGCAGCTAACGCACTGTCGATTACGTTAGAGGCTCTAGATGAGCCTGCTTCAGAGAAGGCGGAAGTGGTCGCAGAATTGGCGATAGATACCGTGGACGGTTTGGTCCAGGCACGTGAAGAACTAGATCCGGCCGATCCGAGTTTCGAAAATCGGATTCGTTCGTCGGGGCTGATGCGCGCCGAGCTTTCTGCGCAGTCGGCGTGCGTTGATTGGCTGCTCGCGAGTGATGACAGGAGCGCCGTTGTCCAACTTAGGGAGTTACAGGCGAGCTGTTTTGATCGGGATGTTCAATCATCTGTATGA
- a CDS encoding OmpA family protein: protein MANNVRPPPHGVVVAHLLLFFVFCSACKGAGGEYDENRVALASGIEIVPVRMKSGHPTNNESIEAALAEPEGFYKRALQLNVEAIRGTPQLRFEVLGFTDRIECRENCQELSARRAKMVYDWLLAAGVSSSSLTTPVGHGSNMPIGDNETDEGRSRNRRVEINPTVD from the coding sequence ATGGCTAATAATGTTAGGCCTCCACCACATGGAGTGGTGGTTGCCCATCTGCTCTTGTTTTTCGTTTTTTGTTCCGCATGCAAGGGGGCTGGAGGCGAGTATGACGAAAATAGAGTTGCATTGGCCTCCGGGATAGAGATAGTCCCTGTGCGCATGAAGTCCGGGCATCCAACGAATAACGAAAGCATTGAGGCGGCGTTGGCTGAGCCTGAGGGGTTTTATAAGCGAGCGCTCCAATTAAACGTTGAAGCCATCAGAGGTACGCCTCAGCTGAGGTTTGAGGTGCTCGGCTTTACCGATAGAATCGAGTGCCGCGAAAATTGCCAAGAACTATCCGCTCGCAGAGCAAAGATGGTGTATGACTGGCTGCTTGCAGCGGGAGTTTCTTCATCATCATTGACAACACCTGTCGGTCATGGAAGTAACATGCCAATAGGCGACAACGAAACGGACGAAGGACGGTCGCGGAATCGTCGCGTAGAGATAAATCCGACTGTCGATTAG